In one window of Neofelis nebulosa isolate mNeoNeb1 chromosome 15, mNeoNeb1.pri, whole genome shotgun sequence DNA:
- the LOC131495735 gene encoding myeloid cell nuclear differentiation antigen-like: MQAPNQVAPRRPTLQKDPITVVVLTTTDPIEYEVPGQRKKTVFLATVATSNQVFQVKVLNIKLKKEFKPKNVITMSAYIRYKNVLEINERSVVQKAPDGRTIAVPNDIWIRAKTPPKIRDLCQEDPDNLPTIVSGLFLLQKKKDNKKTTVYVIQDDTGTMEVVGSEICYGIECAEGDTVRLFCFYLKKIKEKLKLTSGKYSFMEVVKRKGRKQQPHSVTFKLDIAVKNSPLNPSSGVNYIVKVENISEE; the protein is encoded by the exons ATGCAAGCCCCAAATCAGGTGGCTCCTAGAAGGCCTACCCTTCAAAAGGACCCCATAACAGTGGTGGTACTGACGACAACAGATCCGATTGAGTATGAAGTCCCagggcagaggaaaaaaacagtgtTTCTTGCTACGGTGGCTACTTCCAATCAAGTTTTCCAAGTGAAGGTTTTAAACATCAAGCTGAAAAAGGAATTCAAACCAAAAAATGTCATTACCATGTCAGCATACATTCGATACAAAAATGTCCTGGAGATAAACGAAAGGTCGGTTGTGCAGAAAGCTCCTGATGGCCGGACGATTGCGGTCCCAAACGACATCTGGATAAGAGCAAAAACCCCTCCCAAGATCAGAGATCTTTGCCAGGAAGATCCGGATAATCTTCCAACAATCGTGTCTGGATTGTTTCTCCTGCAGAAG AAAAAAGATAACAAGAAGACAACAGTCTATGTAATACAAGACGATACAGGAACCATGGAGGTCGTGGGGAGTGAAATATGCTACGGCATCGAGTGTGCAGAAGGAGACACAGTTCGACTCTTCTgcttttatctgaaaaaaattaaggagaagCTAAAACTGACAAGTGGAAAGTACAGCTTCATGGAG GTCGTCAAGAGGAAGGGACGCAAACAGCAACCACACAGTGTAACTTTCAAGCTGGACATTGCAGTGAAGAACTCTCCTCTGAATCCATCGAGTGGCGTTAATTATATTGTCAAAGTGGAGAATATCAGTGAAGAATAG